CTCAGTCTAGGGGGGGTACGAAAGGGTGGGGCAACCGGGCGGTCGAACTTTGTACGCCAACGGAATGGCCCGACAATCCGGTGGCTGGACAGGCGGCTACCCCATACTGGGACGCTTAACTGTCCTCTCGCTCAACTTGACGTGCGACAAAGGGAAACGGTTGCTCGCCGATCGCTAACGGGTGGGTCACGGCGACCGGCCGTCCGGCGTAACCCGAGCTGACCGGACGGCTCTTCGTACTATCCCTCAGATTCACCGCGAATCAGTGCGAGCACGCCGTCCAGCTCGTCCGGTTTCACCAGAACGTCCCGCGCCTTGGATCCCTCGCTCGGACCCACGATGTTGCGCGACTCCATGAGGTCCATGAGCCGCCCGGCCTTGGCGAAGCCGACGCGCAGCTTGCGCTGGAGCATCGAGGTCGACCCGAACTGGGTGGAGACGACCAGCTCGGCCGCCTGGCACAGCAGGTCGAGGTCGTCGCCGATGTCCTCGTCGATCTCCTTCTTCTGCTTGGTGCCCACCGTGACGTCGTCCCGGAAGACCGGTGCCATCTGGTCCTTGCAGTGCTGGACCACGGCCGCCACCTCGGCCTCGGTGACGAACGCGCCCTGCATACGGGTCGGCTTGTTCGCGCCCATCGGCAGGAACAGGCCGTCGCCCTTGCCGATCAGCTTCTCGGCGCCGGGCTGGTCGAGGATGACCCGGGAGTCGGCGAGCGAGGAGGTGGCGAAGGCCAGCCGGGAGGGCACGTTGGCCTTGATCAGGCCGGTGACCACGTCGACCGACGGGCGCTGGGTGGCGAGCACCAGGTGGATGCCGGCCGCACGGGCGAGCTGGGTGATGCGGACGATCGAGTCCTCCACATCGCGCGGGGCGACCATCATCAGGTCGGCCAGCTCGTCCACGATCACCAGCAGGTACGGGTACGGCTGCAGCTCGCGCTCGCTGCCCTCGGGCGGCTTGACCTTGCCCTCACGGACGGCCTGGTTGAAGTCGTCGATGTGCCGGTAGCCGTAGGCGGCGAGGTCGTCGTAGCGCAGGTCCATCTCGCGTACGACCCACTGGAGCGCCTCGGCTGCCCGCTTGGGGTTGGTGATGATCGGCGTGATCAGGTGCGGGATGCCCTCGTAGGCGGTCAGCTCGACGCGCTTGGGGTCGACCAGGATCAACCGGACGTCCTCGGGGTCGCCCGCATCATGACCGAGGTGATCAGGCAGTTGATGCAGGACGACTTGCCGGAGCCGGTCGCGCCGGCGACCAGCATGTGCGGCATCTTCGCCAGCGAGTGCATGACGTACCCGCCCTCGACGTCCTTGCCGAAGGCGACCAGCATCGGGTCGTCGTCCTCGGCGGACTCCGCGAGGCGCAGCACGTCGCCGAGGTTGACCATCTCCCGGTCGGTGTTCGGGATCTCGATGCCGACCGCGGACTTGCCGGGGATGGGGCTGATGATCCGCACGTCCGGGCTGGCGACGGCGTACGCGATGTTCTTGGTCAGCGCGGTGATCCGCTCGACCTTCACGGCGGGGCCGAGCTCGACCTCGTAGCGGGTGACCGTCGGGCCGCGGGTGAAGCCGGTGACGGCCGCGTCCACCTTGAACTCGGTGAAGACCTGGGTGAGCGAGGCGACGACCGCGTCATTGGCCTCGCTGCGCGCCTTGCCGGGGCCGCCGCGGGTGAGGAGGTCCAGCGACGGCAGCGAGTAGGTGACGTCCCCGGAGAGCTGGAGCTGCTCCGCGCGCGGCGGCAGGTCGCGGGGCTCCTCGGGGGCCTTCTTGGTCAGGTCGGGGACGACCCCGGCCGTGAGCTTCTCCTGCTTGGGGCGCGCGGCCGGGACGGGCGACGGCGCGGGAGCCGGCGCGGGCGCGGGGGTGGGTACCGGAGTCGTCTCCTCGCGGTCACCGATGCTGACGCCCTGAGTGAGGTCGGCGACCAGCGGGGAGGGCGGCATGCCGTGCAGCACCGCGCCGTCGAGCGCGGCCGCGGCGGCCGCGGCGACGTCCACCGCGTCCATCCGGCGCTGCGGATCCGGCTGGGGCACCGCGGAACGCCTGGGGCGGCCACGGCGCTGCGAGAGGGCCTCCTCCTCCGCGCTGTCCGGGTCGTACGCCCGGGGGGCGGACGAGCGCTTACGGGGGCGCGCGGGCAGCGCCTCGCGCCACTGGTCGTCGTAGCGCTCGTCGTCCTCGGTGTACTCCTCCGCCTCGTGGTCGTGCAGCACGCCCAGGCGTACGCCGAGCGCACGCAGCCGCTGCGGGATGGCGTTGACCGGGGTGGCGGTCACCACCAGCAGCCCGAAGATCGTCAGCAGTGCCAGCAGCGGTACCGCGAGCACCTTGGTCATGGCGTACGTCAGCGGGGTGGCCGCCGCCCAGCCGATGAGGCCGCCGGCGTCCCTTATGGCCTGCATCCCGCCGCTGCGGGCGGGCGAGCCGCACGCGATGTGCACCTGCCCGAGCACGCCGATCACGAGCGCGGACAGGCCGATCACGATCCGCCCATTGGCCTCCGGCTGCTCCGGGTGCCGGATGAACCGTACGGCGATCACCGCGAGCAGTATCGGCACCAGCAGGTCGAGCCGGCCGAAGGCGCCGGTGACGAGGATCTCGACGAGGTCGCCGACGGGGCCCTTCAGGTCGGCCCAGGTGCCGGCGGCGACGATCAGCGCGATGCCGAACAGCAGCAGCGCGATGCCGTCCTTGCGATGGGCCGGGTCCAGGTTCTTCGCGCCCCGCCCTATGCCACGGAAGACGGCGCCGACGGCGTGCGCGAGGCCCAGCCAGAGGGCGCGCACGAGCCGGTACACGCCCCCGGTGGGGCTGGGTGCCGGCTTCGGCGCGGCCTTCTTGGCCGGGGTCTTCTTGGCGGGTGCCTTCTTGGCCGCCGCCTTCTTCGCTGCGGCCTTCTTCGCCGGAGCCTTCGCGGGAGCGGCCTTCTTCGCGGGCTGCTTCTTGGCTGCGGAGGGACGTGAGGCCATAGGTGTGAGGTTACCGGGGGAGACGACAGCGGACACGTGTGCCCACAGCTTCACCCGTTCGTGTCGCCCTTGCGGGAGAGCGGAACTGACGCGCGCTCATGGGCAACCGCCGTCTCGGGTTACGTCAGTTCTGCGCCGGCACCGACGAGCCGCCGGGGCCGGCACCCGGCTCCAGGGCGTCGAGCGCGCGCCGCAACCCGGTGAGTTTGCGCTCCAGATGGGCCGCCGTGGCCACCGCTGCCGCGTCCGCCGAGTCGTCGTCCAGCTGCTTGGACAGCGCCTCGGCCTGCTCCTCGACGGCCGCGAGCCGCGCGGACAGCTCGGCGAGCAGCCCGGCCGACTCCTTGCCGCCGACCGCGCCCTTGCCACCGCCCTCCAACTGCAGCCGCAGCAGCGCCGCCTGCTCCCGCAGCTGGCAGTTCTTCATGTACAGCTCGACGAACACCGAGACCTTCGCGCGCAGCACCCACGGGTCGAAGGGCTTGGAGATGTAGTCGACCGCGCCCGCCGCATAGCCCCGGAAGGTGTGATGCGGGCCATGGTTGATCGCCGTGAGGAAGATGATCGGGATGTCCCTGGTCCGCTCGCGCCGCTTGATGTGCGCCGCGGTCTCGAAACCGTCCATGCCCGGCATCTGGACGTCCAGCAGAATGACCGCGAAATCGTCCGTGAGCAGTGCCTTGAGCGCTTCCTCCCCGGACGATGCCCGCACCAGCGTCTGATCGAGCGCAGAGAGGATCGCCTCCAGCGCCAGCAGATTCTCCGGCCGGTCATCGACCAGGAGGATCTTGGCCTTCTGCACCATGGCCCGCCCTCCTCGCCCCGGCGGTACACCGGGCGCCGCCCCAGGGGACGACTCCCTTTCGCCGCCCGTCCTTGTGCCGGTCATCGTAGCCGCACCCCGCCTGTCGCCACACCCTGTCACCGCGATGTCACTGTGCACATAGCGGAAACGCGGCGGGGGCCGGGATGGTTCCCGGAATCGCGCATTCCCATACGTGCGCAGCCACCTTAAGCCGCACGTTCGCCGTCATCTCAAGTGGGCAACTCCAGACCCACGCCAAGGGTTCCCCGGCCGTTCACATCCGAGGGCACGCAATCCGGTCACTTCCCACCCATCCACTGCTGCATCACGGCCAGCAGATGATCCGGGTCGACCGGCTTGGTCACGTAGTCCGAGGCACCGGACTCGATCGCCTTCTCCCGGTCGCCCTTCATCGCCTTCGCGGTCAGCGCGATGATCGGCAGCCCGGCGAACTGCGGCATCCTGCGGATCGCCGTGGTCGTCGCGTACCCGTCCATCTCCGGCATCATGATGTCCATCAGGACGACCGCCACGTCGTCGTGCTGCTCCAGCACCTCGATGCCCTCGCGGCCGTTCTCGGCGTACAGCACCGAAAGGCCGTGCTGCTCCAGGACGCTCGTCAGCGCGAACACATTGCG
Above is a genomic segment from Streptomyces fodineus containing:
- a CDS encoding response regulator; the protein is MVQKAKILLVDDRPENLLALEAILSALDQTLVRASSGEEALKALLTDDFAVILLDVQMPGMDGFETAAHIKRRERTRDIPIIFLTAINHGPHHTFRGYAAGAVDYISKPFDPWVLRAKVSVFVELYMKNCQLREQAALLRLQLEGGGKGAVGGKESAGLLAELSARLAAVEEQAEALSKQLDDDSADAAAVATAAHLERKLTGLRRALDALEPGAGPGGSSVPAQN